In the Argiope bruennichi chromosome 8, qqArgBrue1.1, whole genome shotgun sequence genome, cttaaaatacaataaagttattttttgattGTCTTGCATTGCcacaaaaatctaattattattaaccatgcatcttaaataaattatccaATCATTTAGGATTTAAGTGCCATTTAGTACATTCTATAAAATAGGTAtgctatgaaataaattattctaagcaTATCCAATTCATTAGATATGCAGGACTTATATTCATTAAGCTTTCCAAAACTGGTTTATGATAtctgcaattttataaataaaatcactcTAAAAACTACTGTATAGGAGTATGAAATATAACTTTGAGGActcatcataataatttttttaatttttacaatttgaatttttaataaacagaacagaattttttaataacagttatttttattaaattatttatattatattatatcatgtcacatattttatgattctgctgtattattttttgtcattaaaataataagtttcagaatgttttattaaacctaattttaaatttcatttaaagctaTCTTGGGCATTTCAAATAAgcttaataaaagattatttattaatatggttTTTCATTTTCTAGATTGGATTATGCTGGTGACAATTTTGTTCGATATACAGGCGACACATCAAAACACAGTAAAACacaatgtaagtttttttttcatttcataatattcatattaaaatcatttaatagttTTCTGTCAATGAGATGCAAAGcatttctatctttttaaaataattttgtaaatatcaattgAGTAAAAGGAAAAGTTCTATTTTTGAGTGCTGTATTAAATTCAATGTGTTAAATTTCTGTGATGTTTTCAGGCACACACTGTAATAATCAAAAAGTAAACATCATAGTTATGTTTTGATAACAACATTaatttcatgacttttttttcattgcatcAGTAAACTTTTACAATTCTGTTAATCTTGAACATTATTATGTTTGCCTTATTTacggatcttttaaaaaaatcttatcataCAAAATCACTCTGTCAGGATTTTTGTTTAGCATATTTAATATatctcaagaaatatattttttgcacttttaatgtttttgagTGTTCTAACTGTTGAGTATGTAGTGATATCATCATATATTACTTCTTGTATTGCTGCTTTGtgtcatttaaatgttttagtttcttgtaatttttaaatcacattcaaaacatattttaagaagaCTTCCACTCTCTTAATTTTCTTTTGGCAGgtgaaaagaattaagaaaatttcatattttattttccaaactaaaatttttgaaatagtataacttttaaataaaacagagttttatattatgtttttgatGACAGTTTTCTAATggactttaatttatttctagtatgcaatttgaaataaaatttatcaaaataaatacaaatcataatgactataaatgaaataaaatcatacaaattGCATAGAATGATCACCAAAAATCCATAAGATAAAGTTTTTgttgacaattattttaatattcattattattaaattctctcATATAATGcaagttttattttgttgtacAATTCAAACAGTAAGTCACAAGTATTCAGGtaatataatatagttataatgttgaattaaaaaatttattattgaatttattttatgtcaaGGAGATGTGTTCACAAATATAACATATTACTAAGATTCACATACTTTGTAAATTAGCAATGGAAAATATTACTCTTTTTTAATTATCAACTTGAAGACAGACAGAAGTTCTGATAAACAGTCAATTAATAGATAATTGAAGAATCTCTGCAGTTATCTATTATTTTGGTTTGtgaaatactttaatataaatatcttttgggGAACAATTGTCTTTCATTACTAAATTCCTTATGCTTTTTTAATAACTATGCAAACTTAGTTGAAATGTTaactaagaaatttaatgaatattcctTTGTacgatattttgataaaaaaaatattaatagatgaaAAAGTATCTTTCTTGTTTACTTTTGCCTGTCTTGGTATAATAGCTCGCTTTACTTAATTCTTTATTCATACATCCTTccagaaaataattcattttcaaattagttATGTTTCTTAATGTTCTCTGCTTTTTAAGTATTCATTGAAATTGTATCTAAAAGTATAATGCATatactgtaaataatattaattttttaacagtatttgCTTGGCAAGCATATGAGAAAGGTGTTGAAGTAAATCTGTTGGCAGAACCTACCAAAGCTGAACTTTTACACCAAGAATTCGAAGTGAAAAAAGAAGAGGTGAAAGATAACATCAAAGGGGGAATTATCGAAAAATATGGCGGAGAAGAATATTTAGAGGCTCCTCCAAAAGAGCTTATTTTTGCACAAACCGTAAGTTGCTGTGCActtattttgccatttttgtgaaaatattaaaagaaaatattttgcaaatgttaaaaatattgattctttttagGAGGATTATGTTGAATATTCCAGACAAGGGCAAGTAGTCAAAGGCATGGAGAAAGCAGTTGTTCGCTCTAAATATGAGGAAGATGTCTTTGTTAATAATCATACTGTAAGTATTTTGGagcaaatattttgacatatatgCTTGTATAATTACAAAGCATGCCCCAATGAATGTTTCTTCTGTATATTATATAGaacattaatcattttaaagcatCTGTATACTGTTAGGAAAATGTTATCTTTGGCAAATAACAGTTAAATAAGTAATGAAATGaagttgaataattaaataaatgctatCCCTTAAATGATGCTGTTATAtaaactaagttttaaaaatttgttatttatacaaaatttgttacatattttatttatattatatattctacttatgtttattttattattatcttgcgttaactttccatattttaatatataactgttcttacaaaatattactcaaaaaataattataatgttactttttttccaaaattaattattactgtaTATAAGCAGTCTACTTTtggaattgtttaaattttcatagggcgcatttttatataaagttttctaTAGAAAAAGGTGTGACGCATGAATTGGATGTTGGTTcttaataactataatttttaatattcaactcatctataaattgtatttttttataattacaatataatttttgatttttaataatgaaatacattaatgtaaatgtttctctgttttttaattcatagagctttttaaaaaattgttatgtgGCATAAAGTATTATAAGTGGTATTTCACTTTAATAAgtcaagtaatttttaattaccttttaagcattataaatattttttacctgaACAAAATCGAGAATTCACCTTATTATGTGTATGTTATTTGCAAAATCTTAATCtattttggattattattttcctcaatttttttattactacccAGCTGTGGTTGCATTTGATTTACTTAATGTGATTTACTTAGTTTGTAAATGTGCGAAACATTTACAAACTTTGATGTTGTGAGTAAATTATACTGTTTATTTAAAGTTGGctgccatatttttaaaattaaaaagtaagcaaaataatatttttattgttttgaataaattctaagCAGATACTTAATTTTAAGCAATATCTCAatgttgttgaaaataatttaatgttccattgctataaagtttaaatatcaatcaaatctaacaaacatattttaaaatggactACATTTTTGCTCtattagagtttaaaatttttattttaattggtgtTTAACagtttctgttttaaaatcattaacaatTAGAGAAGATCTGAATGGGagtgaaaaatactgaattaaggtggggggggggtgtcatatattttttaataatatggcaTTTGATGGATGCTTCACtttaaaaagaattgcattttagACTATCTTTCTATATCATATGATTgtataagttatataaaaataatgtatttcaaaactttttaactgATTGATCCATGTCATATATTTAAGTGCTAGATGTTTATTAAATAGACTCAAATTATTCTCCCATTAGGTTTTGAGAATTATCTATTTGTATGAGAACTAAGAAatgttgcataaaaattattctttgagtATTGTTTGGTATTTTTGGATctgattttttcaaaagtgtttggcactaaaagatttaaatttattaatcataaaatatttcttaatcctTATTATTTGACTCACTTTAATGAGAAACATggaactattttgaaatttataagtatatatattataaatttatttatatatgtttacagttattttaattatgggttaaaattttacatgatttgctatcaccatttaaaaaattatattgcataaaacttttttttttcagtctgtaTGGGGATCTTTCTGGCATGATTTCCAATGGGGCTATAAATGCTgtcattctttcataaaaaactCTTATTGTACAGGTTCTGCTGGTAAAGAGGCCTTACAAGAggtaaatttttgcataattttttgaactaattaatttattttaatatttataatagtaatgtaaataagtttaaaatatatgcaatgaCAATCAAAACAACTTTGAAGTTAGTGAGccaatgattttatataatacgaagaaattaaatttattatcaaaatgtcatgcttaaaaaaattttttttatataaattattattctatctAATGATAAGAtgaaatggttaaatatttttatttgacagcACAATTAAAATTATCCATATATGTTTGCTTTTTTGCACGGTactctaattaataataattagtgttttcagtaattattcataatatattttaattctctatacagggttatttaaaacaattttaccaaTGACAAATGGCTATAACTTCCTTATGAACAATGATAGAAGGatgtttttctttatacttataataatttatttctcacaatattatattaagcaatattttctGAACTGGGACATACTCaggatattatataaatgttatacaaattaaaacacaatttacAATTACCATTtacaaaaattgtaacaattttttttcactaaaatttacagaaaaatatggtaagaaaatgatttttataataaaacaaatccgAATTATTTGATATGTTAAAATCTGCTGGTTTATATGCTACAATGAGTGGTgttaacataattataataatgaacttAGTCACAAAATTTggaaactgattttattaaagagaaataaattatattaagtgTTTCCATGAGTGTCAGAGATGATACTGTGTTTTGTTTCATGTGATCCATTGATAAAACAGAAGtattaacacaaaatttaagCTCAGGAGCAGCTCACAAATCTAAAATATGGGAGTATTTATGGAGAAGATGCTATAAGAAAATCTGACCTAAGCAGCAAAAGGCCcatcatttattgaaatgaaatagttttgaaatggCCATAGTTCCatgtgcataaaattaaattttaattctttgttctATTACTGCATAGATGTTGCACATATGactaaaaaaatgtcatataggGTTGCTACTATATATGCAAATTAAACTTCCCCCTCTTTTATGcccagttttattattattattattgtttaaaagaaatgcatagccatttgtaattgatattattactttaaataatccTGTGTAATCCGTagctaaaaaaaaagttattcattctAATTAACAAGTCTTAAAATTGAGgttatagttaatttttgaattttatgatataaaatccATTTTGTGCTTTTTCTTGGCAGTTATGAgaaaaaatgtcatatatataatgtcattagtattataaaattatttatttaattatttaaaaaaacatttctccaAATTGCACAACGTCCATAGTTCATCTATGTCAGATTGATAGGTTTAGACTTAGTCATCTGAATAACATGAAGAGTgttagcatttaaatataaatatttattcatttatattaacataCTGGTTGCtttatttgaatatgtttattagtattgagatataaaatattttgaaaaggagAAATGTAAATTTGTAACTGAATTTTGGCTACTAGTATTGATttcataatatgtataatattgacAATATCCTTTTTTACACTTTTAGTCATCCTCGTTATCTGTGCTTGAGCAGAAGAATATTATATCAGAAGTTCATCAAAATAATGAAGAAGTATCTCAAGATTCCACTACTTCTCAGGATACTGTAAGTTTGCATTCAATTCTGCGCAgtatttgtgatttaaataatttgcaatattaatatgattttttaaaaaaaaatagatatccaagaagaaaaaagataagaaacacaaaaagaaaaagaagaagaagaagcatcATTCATCAGACTCGGAGGATTctgaaagtgaaaagaaaaagaaattgaaaaaggtaaattatttgtacacattaatttgtaatttcctttttggttagtttatgtatatttaaaattattcttatgcatcttttgcttagtttttaaggagaaaaagtattatatgttttataaaatctttgattcaaatatgaatttaacaaattttgccatgtttattttagatatcaacaaatgtatattttgtgtttttatgaaaTCTAACTATCTTCATTTCTATTGTATCATTTTTTCCCATGATGGTGTACTTTAATGTTATTAAAGATCtgcagattaaaatttcatttatgtatgattgaatatgatccaaattatctttaaaaaacaacttataaattaataactaaatactGATTTACATGTTGAGCAAAATATTAAAGGATTTTctcagaaattcttaaaattttgctaaaaaacatttaagtttaaataaactgactaatttaataaatttgattataattcttgaaaaaacaaacaaactgcatcattattttcatgaaatggtatatatctatttcaatatttcattaaaaaacttatttttgtattaatttatttgattaaaaatctaatatttctattttttttatccaattgaaaagaaattgtttttaaagaaatcattaacaattctttgttgttttatttaggccttggaagaagaagaagaaagtcaAAAGAAAGCTGAAGAGTTACTTTCTATGGACGAAAGAAAACGACCCTACAACAGCATGTATGAAGTAAAAGCACCCACTGAAGAACAGATGGAAGCATATTACATCAAAAGACAGAGACCAGAAGATCCTATGTCCGCCTTCCTTAAATGAGCatcttgtatattttaaatatcatttcaagaaaGGACTTtgtattatatgtaatatatttggatttatgaagaaattaaatcacaTAGAATATCTTACATGGTTTTcttgtttttagaatattttgtttaatacttatatcaaataaataatttatttgacaaatatcATGTTGAATCCATGCATAGATATCGAATTGatgctatttatatttcaaatctgtCTTATGAACACACATATAAAGCATTAATATGagtatttgaaatttaacatagATTCAGTGTGGTCAATATAACCTCCTTGGAACTGTCTGGGCCATTAATAGTGGTCTTTTCTATATACATGAGTAAACAGTTaaataagtgttatttttttaaaaatttctttgtgaaatggtaaaatttaaatatattaaaatgatttggaATTGATAGAATACTGACTTAGTTGAAGTTGAAAAgctaaaaatttttatgtgtataatatttgcatataaaagcAATGAAGCATAatcaaaactaaagaaatttaaataatatattcgtatacatattttttaaaatcctttaaaaatttgttttcctgtTCAGATTAAGAACTGCTCTGATGTTTAAAGAAAGACTTTATGTTGAGCATATATAATATTCTTGCTATGGATTaaggaagaatatttttcaaaattcagaactTGGCaatctataaacaaaaataaataaataaacagaaattttaaaagtgaactGGACTTGACTGCCTTGTTTTTTAGCTAATTTAAATAGATTG is a window encoding:
- the LOC129980876 gene encoding pre-mRNA-splicing factor SLU7-like, whose protein sequence is MNAISRPVSEIIKNRDVEEPKKRSREDWRKAKELEEARKAGNAPAAVDEDGKDINPHLPQYISSAPWYFGAKTATLKHQRPQPDKQKDFAQISDDYVRGLKGSVCVRFRPGACENCGAMTHRKKDCLERPRKVGAKYSQEKFAPDEFLPPKLLLNYDGKRDRWNGYDPNNYQMIVEEYARVDEAKRQLKEEKLKQDYMTGESNQSKEPIGDIDDDDDDEEKYADDAPMPGTKVDSKQRITVRNLRIREDTAKYLRNLDPNSAYYDPKTRAMRDNPYKTTGQTPEELDYAGDNFVRYTGDTSKHSKTQLFAWQAYEKGVEVNLLAEPTKAELLHQEFEVKKEEVKDNIKGGIIEKYGGEEYLEAPPKELIFAQTEDYVEYSRQGQVVKGMEKAVVRSKYEEDVFVNNHTSVWGSFWHDFQWGYKCCHSFIKNSYCTGSAGKEALQESSSLSVLEQKNIISEVHQNNEEVSQDSTTSQDTISKKKKDKKHKKKKKKKKHHSSDSEDSESEKKKKLKKALEEEEESQKKAEELLSMDERKRPYNSMYEVKAPTEEQMEAYYIKRQRPEDPMSAFLK